From the Spiroplasma alleghenense genome, one window contains:
- a CDS encoding DUF3137 domain-containing protein produces MEELKSGDLLKQIKEEVYSKFENYKLKNKKPNTKLSIALWIIPAILWPVGSVLWFFGLFLFQSILLPIGTAMVFISIPLFISAVIYTIVVNKNKSNYIKPFLEEFEISSYYKLEMKRLFGEYLSDLRIEKNFLTTVLKLGPFLYADDPKVKEVMTFSLEGQKFSYGVVTSRKLVRTRHGWRYWYFHQTFIVANFTKSFLESPTNMYFSRTPFLLLDDAKKIDFESPEFNDYANVFSSDQIFARKFITPKRMSNILEISKNNNRAKLEYLFFHKSALVGEVKTFKSYHFKYHSFTSLSNISKIDELVNQIYNKVTCEVSDLRDVLKFFQVMGLFPD; encoded by the coding sequence ATGGAAGAATTAAAAAGTGGTGATTTGCTAAAGCAAATTAAAGAAGAAGTTTATAGCAAATTTGAAAATTATAAATTAAAAAATAAAAAACCTAATACAAAACTTTCTATCGCACTTTGAATAATTCCTGCAATTTTATGACCAGTTGGATCGGTATTATGATTTTTTGGATTGTTTTTGTTTCAATCGATTTTATTACCAATTGGCACCGCAATGGTTTTTATTTCTATTCCATTATTTATATCGGCCGTGATTTACACGATTGTTGTAAATAAAAATAAAAGCAATTATATAAAGCCTTTTCTTGAAGAGTTTGAAATTTCCTCATATTATAAATTAGAAATGAAGAGACTCTTTGGTGAATACTTAAGTGATTTGCGTATTGAAAAAAATTTCTTGACAACAGTATTAAAATTAGGTCCTTTTTTATATGCTGATGATCCAAAAGTTAAAGAGGTAATGACTTTTTCATTGGAAGGTCAAAAATTTTCCTATGGAGTTGTTACTTCGCGAAAGCTTGTTCGCACACGCCATGGTTGAAGATATTGATATTTCCACCAAACATTTATAGTTGCTAACTTTACTAAAAGTTTTTTAGAATCACCAACAAATATGTATTTTTCAAGAACCCCATTTTTACTTCTAGATGATGCTAAAAAAATTGATTTTGAGTCACCAGAATTCAATGATTATGCAAATGTTTTTTCAAGTGACCAAATTTTTGCACGAAAATTTATAACACCAAAGAGAATGTCGAATATATTGGAGATTAGTAAAAATAATAATAGAGCAAAGTTGGAGTACTTGTTTTTTCACAAATCTGCTTTGGTAGGTGAGGTAAAGACTTTTAAATCGTATCATTTTAAGTACCATTCCTTTACTTCTTTGAGTAATATTTCAAAAATTGATGAATTGGTCAATCAAATTTATAACAAGGTAACATGTGAGGTCTCTGACCTTCGCGATGTCTTAAAATTCTTTCAGGTGATGGGATTATTTCCAGACTAA
- a CDS encoding adenylosuccinate synthase: MMEQYKSLVIVGSQWGDEGKGKITDYFAQKASMVVRFSGGDNAGHIIVSEGVKHKVTIVPSGILNPKVVNVIANGAVVNLPRLVSELEILKKAGIDTKNLFLSNRAHVVLPYHIAIDELQEESRGVNKIGTTKRGIGPTYQDKVDRLGIRVCDLFDKNFKTKLKEIVEFKNKLITKVYDGKPLDFETIYKELMDNFEIIKGQVVETSTLIETAIKSKQYVLFEGAQGALLDIDHGTYPFVTSSNTSANNASLGSGINHNLITTSLGVVKAYCTRVGTGGFPTELNNKIGEGIRERGHEYGSNTGRPRRVGWLDIVALKYAIRTTGLDKIFITLLDVLSGEPVVKICTNYLLNGEKIFTIPPLNGDYQKCEPEFIEMQGWKEDITKVKNFSDLPTNAQNYLNKIKELCGINIVGFSVGPDRLQTILMESEF; this comes from the coding sequence ATTATGGAACAGTATAAAAGTTTAGTCATTGTAGGATCTCAATGAGGTGATGAAGGAAAAGGAAAAATAACAGATTATTTTGCCCAAAAGGCAAGTATGGTTGTTCGTTTTTCTGGAGGAGATAATGCTGGACACATTATAGTTAGCGAAGGTGTCAAGCACAAGGTTACTATCGTGCCATCAGGTATTTTGAATCCAAAGGTAGTTAATGTAATTGCGAACGGAGCCGTTGTTAATTTACCCAGATTAGTTTCAGAATTGGAGATTTTGAAAAAAGCTGGAATTGATACAAAAAATTTATTTTTATCGAACCGTGCACATGTTGTTTTACCTTATCATATTGCAATTGATGAGCTACAAGAAGAATCTCGTGGTGTTAATAAAATCGGAACAACAAAAAGAGGAATTGGACCAACTTACCAAGATAAAGTAGACCGTCTTGGAATCAGAGTTTGTGATTTATTTGATAAAAATTTTAAAACTAAACTAAAAGAAATTGTGGAGTTTAAAAATAAATTAATTACTAAGGTTTATGATGGAAAACCGTTAGACTTTGAAACTATCTATAAAGAATTAATGGATAATTTTGAAATAATTAAGGGTCAAGTTGTGGAAACATCTACTTTAATTGAAACAGCAATTAAATCAAAACAGTACGTTTTATTTGAAGGTGCTCAAGGAGCGCTTTTAGATATTGATCACGGAACTTATCCATTTGTTACCAGTTCAAATACAAGTGCCAATAATGCATCTCTAGGTTCTGGTATTAATCACAACCTAATCACTACAAGTTTAGGAGTTGTTAAAGCTTACTGTACAAGGGTTGGAACCGGAGGTTTTCCTACTGAATTAAATAATAAAATTGGAGAAGGCATAAGAGAACGTGGACATGAATATGGTTCAAATACAGGAAGACCCAGAAGAGTTGGTTGACTTGATATTGTTGCCTTAAAATATGCAATCCGCACAACAGGTCTAGATAAAATTTTTATTACTTTACTTGATGTGTTATCAGGAGAACCGGTTGTAAAAATTTGTACTAACTACTTACTGAATGGTGAAAAAATATTTACAATCCCTCCATTGAATGGTGATTACCAAAAATGCGAACCTGAATTTATTGAAATGCAAGGATGAAAAGAAGATATTACTAAAGTTAAAAATTTCTCAGATTTACCAACTAATGCTCAAAACTATTTAAATAAAATTAAAGAACTTTGTGGTATTAATATTGTTGGTTTCTCAGTTGGGCCAGACCGATTACAAACCATTTTAATGGAGTCAGAGTTTTAA
- the purB gene encoding adenylosuccinate lyase, with translation MVNRYEVAAIDKIWNEKNKLETWLLVENKVVEAWSKLGVIPAADCEKIIKKSKIDHKRMLEIEKETKHDVVAFTRMLSENLGSEKKWIHLGLTSTDVVDTAQNYLIAQSNIILKNSLDNLQNELLSKALENKEVLIMGRTHGIYGEPTSLGLKFLLWFEEVKRQQERFLLARQQIEVAKISGSMGNYANLELEVETFVAKELKLGIDSLSTQVTQRDRHAFLISVFGNIASTLEKIAIEIRSFQRSEVQEMMEGFAKGQKGSSSMPHKKNPISSENISGLARYIRTFVSMGFENNLLWHERDISHSSNERIVLPDLFHSIIYAVERLTETIKNLFINKKRMQENIDSQNNIFYSQPILTHIIKETNFSREQVYDFIQNCTLETQEKQLNFKEVLIKNGVEKYINNLDFEKLFDQNYFLRNVQKIYERILNHERSN, from the coding sequence ATGGTAAATCGCTATGAAGTTGCAGCAATTGATAAAATTTGAAATGAGAAAAACAAGTTAGAAACTTGGTTGCTTGTCGAAAATAAAGTTGTTGAAGCTTGATCAAAACTTGGTGTAATTCCGGCTGCTGATTGTGAAAAAATAATTAAGAAATCAAAAATTGATCATAAACGAATGTTAGAAATTGAAAAGGAAACTAAACATGATGTCGTGGCCTTTACAAGAATGTTATCTGAAAATTTGGGTTCGGAGAAAAAATGAATTCACTTGGGGTTAACTTCAACAGATGTAGTTGATACAGCTCAAAACTATTTAATTGCCCAAAGCAATATTATTTTAAAAAATAGTTTGGACAATTTGCAAAATGAACTTTTAAGTAAGGCTTTAGAAAATAAAGAGGTTCTTATAATGGGTCGAACCCACGGAATTTATGGTGAACCAACTTCACTGGGATTAAAATTTCTGCTTTGATTTGAAGAAGTAAAGCGCCAACAAGAAAGATTTTTATTAGCCCGTCAACAAATTGAGGTTGCTAAGATTTCGGGAAGCATGGGTAATTATGCTAATCTTGAATTAGAAGTAGAAACATTTGTTGCTAAAGAATTAAAGCTTGGAATCGACTCATTATCAACACAAGTTACTCAAAGAGATCGTCACGCATTTTTAATTTCAGTATTTGGAAACATTGCCTCAACATTAGAAAAAATTGCAATTGAAATTCGTAGTTTTCAAAGAAGTGAAGTTCAAGAAATGATGGAAGGTTTTGCCAAGGGACAAAAAGGTTCTAGTTCAATGCCGCATAAAAAAAATCCCATTAGTTCTGAAAACATTTCGGGATTAGCGAGATATATTCGCACATTTGTAAGTATGGGATTTGAAAATAATCTTCTATGACACGAGCGAGATATTTCTCATAGTTCTAACGAAAGAATAGTTTTACCAGACTTATTTCATAGTATAATTTATGCAGTAGAAAGATTAACTGAAACAATTAAGAATTTATTTATAAACAAAAAAAGAATGCAAGAAAATATTGATTCGCAGAATAATATTTTTTACTCTCAACCAATATTAACCCACATTATTAAAGAAACAAATTTTTCTAGAGAACAAGTTTATGACTTCATTCAAAATTGTACCTTGGAAACTCAAGAGAAGCAATTAAATTTTAAAGAAGTATTAATAAAAAATGGTGTTGAAAAATATATCAACAATTTAGATTTTGAAAAATTATTTGATCAGAATTATTTTTTAAGAAACGTTCAAAAAATTTATGAAAGGATTTTAAACCATGAAAGAAGTAACTAA
- a CDS encoding ABC-F family ATP-binding cassette domain-containing protein has product MSLVYIEGLTHANGGKKLYENATLRINKGEHIALVGANGVGKTTLLNIINNSIVPDHGNIEVHPRVTVGYLDQHQKVDGEQTVNAYLEGAYKELFDIEAQIAKIYEDMAVEYKEDELVRALKLQEHLDLNDFEIIGKKIRSLVDGLGIEHERLEQKMGSLSGGQRGKVLLAKLLLSENDYLLLDEPTNFLDIEQVDWLAKFLQTFEPAFIMVSHDSDFINKTCNIIYEIENLKINRYVGNFDKYIEQSELRKEQYTKEYMGQQKTIKKLETYVAKNAARASTAKSAQSRQKQLDKMDVMKELNQQAKPHFSFKYKRPASAVIVKATDLEIGYDFPLIHPLNFELREGEKCIVSGYNGIGKTTFLKTLANEIPAVNGTCELGNGVQVAYFRQVEKNTDLTPVQYLKNLHEDMTESVIRGTIAKFGLKSALMNNPMSLLSGGEQTKVRLAEASLVPCSLLILDEPTNHIDVLAKEALLESIQKFEGTVLLTTHDINFSTKWADKILDFEKLI; this is encoded by the coding sequence ATGAGTTTAGTATACATTGAAGGCTTAACCCACGCTAATGGTGGTAAAAAATTATATGAAAATGCCACTTTAAGAATTAATAAAGGCGAGCATATCGCTTTAGTCGGGGCCAATGGGGTTGGTAAAACCACTCTTTTAAATATTATCAACAATTCAATTGTACCCGATCACGGAAATATTGAAGTTCACCCCAGAGTTACAGTTGGTTATTTAGATCAGCATCAAAAAGTTGACGGGGAACAAACTGTCAACGCCTATTTGGAAGGTGCTTACAAAGAATTATTTGATATTGAAGCACAAATTGCCAAAATTTACGAGGACATGGCGGTTGAGTATAAAGAAGACGAATTAGTTAGAGCCTTAAAACTTCAAGAACACTTAGATTTAAATGACTTTGAAATTATAGGTAAAAAAATTCGTAGTTTAGTTGATGGTCTGGGAATCGAGCACGAAAGACTAGAACAGAAAATGGGCAGCCTTTCTGGGGGTCAACGTGGTAAAGTCCTTTTAGCTAAATTGTTATTAAGCGAAAATGACTATCTGCTTTTAGATGAGCCAACCAACTTTTTAGATATTGAGCAAGTTGACTGATTAGCTAAATTTTTACAAACTTTTGAACCAGCATTTATTATGGTATCCCATGATAGTGATTTCATTAATAAAACTTGTAATATAATTTATGAAATTGAAAACTTAAAAATTAATCGCTATGTTGGTAACTTTGATAAATACATCGAGCAATCTGAATTAAGAAAAGAACAATATACCAAAGAATATATGGGTCAACAAAAAACCATTAAGAAATTGGAAACTTATGTTGCTAAGAATGCAGCGAGAGCTTCTACTGCCAAATCTGCACAATCTCGTCAAAAACAACTTGACAAAATGGATGTGATGAAGGAACTAAATCAACAAGCCAAGCCTCACTTTAGTTTTAAATACAAACGACCAGCCAGTGCAGTTATTGTTAAAGCCACTGACTTAGAAATTGGTTATGACTTTCCCTTAATCCATCCACTAAACTTTGAGTTACGCGAAGGTGAAAAATGTATCGTTAGTGGATATAATGGGATTGGGAAGACTACTTTTTTAAAAACCTTAGCTAACGAAATTCCGGCAGTTAACGGAACTTGTGAATTAGGAAACGGAGTTCAGGTTGCTTACTTTAGACAAGTTGAAAAAAATACCGATTTAACTCCTGTCCAATATTTAAAAAATTTACACGAAGACATGACTGAATCAGTAATTCGTGGAACTATTGCAAAATTTGGGCTAAAAAGTGCATTAATGAATAACCCGATGAGTCTTTTGTCTGGGGGAGAGCAGACCAAGGTTAGATTGGCAGAAGCCAGTCTAGTGCCTTGCAGTCTTTTAATATTAGATGAACCTACAAACCATATTGATGTTTTAGCTAAAGAAGCTTTGCTAGAAAGTATTCAAAAATTTGAGGGTACAGTTTTACTTACAACTCACGACATTAATTTTTCAACCAAATGAGCCGACAAAATTCTTGATTTTGAAAAATTAATTTAA
- a CDS encoding phosphoribosyltransferase, with amino-acid sequence MKEVTKLLTVITEDEIKSAIANEARNLSKAFEGQALVIVAKLSGVFIFISDLIRQLKIDVGVQFVVNLSEDVNNEIKKEKVKFDIGIQNSLKDKNILIVEDILDAGTSIQALYDFVAKDKPKEIRVLTLLDKFKTKRNISFDYNTLFKVENDFFVGYGLDYNESYRGLRDIYKFTNENEGN; translated from the coding sequence ATGAAAGAAGTAACTAAATTATTAACTGTAATAACTGAAGATGAAATCAAGAGTGCCATTGCTAATGAAGCAAGAAACTTATCAAAAGCTTTTGAAGGCCAAGCTTTAGTAATAGTTGCAAAACTATCGGGAGTATTTATTTTCATTTCAGATTTAATCCGTCAATTAAAAATTGATGTTGGAGTTCAATTTGTTGTTAACTTAAGCGAAGATGTTAATAACGAAATTAAAAAAGAAAAAGTTAAATTTGATATCGGGATTCAAAATAGTTTAAAAGATAAAAATATTTTAATTGTTGAAGATATCCTTGATGCTGGAACTTCGATTCAAGCGCTATATGATTTTGTGGCAAAAGATAAGCCAAAAGAAATTCGAGTTTTAACACTTCTTGATAAATTTAAAACAAAAAGAAATATTAGTTTCGACTATAATACTTTATTTAAAGTTGAAAATGATTTTTTTGTAGGTTATGGTTTAGATTACAACGAAAGTTATCGAGGTCTAAGAGATATTTATAAATTTACAAACGAGAATGAGGGCAACTAA
- the pth gene encoding aminoacyl-tRNA hydrolase, with product MKIIFGLGNPGTQYLQTRHNAGFLVLDQLIEYYNAESIGQKFKSEIYSTQIHGEKVLFVKPLTFMNLSGEAVLQIMHFYKVDLNQIVIIHDEKDFPIEKQQFKNSGSAAGHNGLKNIITHFHTTDFQRLRIGIGNPEPGWKIVDWVLSKMSTEEIKKMNEIFNFKINWVKEWISGTDFKNIMNKYN from the coding sequence GTGAAAATAATTTTTGGCTTAGGAAATCCAGGAACTCAATATTTACAAACCCGTCATAATGCAGGATTTCTCGTATTAGACCAATTAATAGAATATTATAATGCAGAATCAATTGGGCAAAAATTTAAATCCGAAATTTACTCAACTCAGATACATGGTGAAAAAGTATTATTTGTTAAACCACTAACATTTATGAATCTTTCGGGAGAAGCGGTTCTCCAAATCATGCATTTTTATAAAGTTGATTTAAATCAAATTGTCATAATTCATGATGAAAAAGATTTCCCAATTGAAAAGCAACAATTTAAAAATTCTGGTAGTGCTGCTGGCCATAATGGTCTAAAAAATATCATAACTCATTTTCATACAACCGATTTTCAAAGATTAAGAATCGGAATTGGTAATCCTGAACCCGGCTGAAAAATAGTTGATTGAGTTTTATCAAAAATGAGTACTGAAGAAATTAAAAAAATGAATGAGATATTTAATTTTAAAATAAATTGGGTCAAAGAATGAATCTCAGGAACGGATTTTAAAAATATAATGAACAAATACAATTAG
- a CDS encoding LemA family protein, whose protein sequence is MAYNPTPNNTIVIAKTSFLSKFVVYLSFILTLTITLWIYIGTKNNFIRQEQEINETASGIDVQLQRRADALQKLVETTRSAMNYEKSTLESVVALRNSGRIDPKDFGEFDAKTSKVLGQVNLTLERYPELKANDNVKKLQSAIVDCEDNIAAARRFYNTAIRNFNSSIQAWPAVVAASNLKLETRMYFEASEQSRQDVKMDLGF, encoded by the coding sequence ATGGCATATAATCCAACACCAAATAACACAATAGTAATAGCTAAAACTAGTTTTTTAAGTAAATTTGTAGTTTATTTATCTTTTATTTTAACGCTAACAATTACTTTATGAATTTACATCGGTACAAAAAACAATTTTATTCGCCAAGAGCAAGAAATTAACGAAACAGCATCAGGAATTGATGTTCAATTACAAAGAAGAGCTGACGCTCTACAAAAACTTGTGGAAACAACAAGATCTGCAATGAATTATGAAAAATCAACATTAGAATCAGTTGTGGCTTTAAGAAATTCAGGTAGAATTGACCCAAAAGATTTTGGAGAATTTGATGCTAAAACCTCAAAAGTATTAGGTCAAGTTAACTTAACTTTAGAAAGATACCCAGAATTGAAAGCTAATGATAATGTGAAAAAACTTCAAAGTGCAATCGTTGATTGTGAAGATAATATCGCAGCTGCTCGTCGTTTTTATAACACAGCAATCAGAAACTTCAACTCTTCTATTCAAGCTTGACCAGCAGTTGTTGCAGCAAGTAATTTAAAATTAGAAACAAGAATGTACTTTGAAGCTTCTGAACAAAGTCGCCAAGATGTAAAAATGGATTTAGGATTCTAG
- a CDS encoding ribose-phosphate diphosphokinase, whose translation MSKEKNEINIFGLSASQELTNEICKILEIEQKRAKKIVFADGEILMQSEDSVRGKEVYVIQSTSQPVNENLMELLIAVDMFKRASAQKINVVIPYFGYARQDRKAKGRQPITAKLVANLIEKAGADRVIIVDLHSAQTMGFFDIPVDNFHSAQTMANEIINTIIENNLDQNKCILVSPDHGGLTRVHEVAKYTAGLTNGIAVIAKRRPEPNMANVEFVLGDIQDKVCFIVDDMIDTGGTIVAAATALKENGARAVYIFGGHGLFNGEAVKKITSAIDSKVVEKVVVTNTIEIPKEKRFEGLKIISVANLLATMIKASVSRDSLSEVYGDFQEETLSRIKKFLKAKK comes from the coding sequence ATGTCCAAAGAAAAAAATGAAATCAATATTTTTGGTTTGTCAGCAAGCCAAGAATTAACAAACGAAATATGCAAAATTCTTGAAATTGAGCAAAAAAGAGCAAAAAAAATAGTTTTTGCTGACGGAGAAATCCTAATGCAATCAGAGGATTCGGTACGAGGTAAAGAGGTTTATGTCATCCAATCAACTAGCCAACCAGTAAATGAAAACTTGATGGAGTTATTGATTGCTGTTGATATGTTCAAGAGAGCTAGTGCTCAAAAAATTAACGTGGTAATCCCGTATTTTGGTTACGCTCGCCAAGACCGAAAAGCTAAAGGACGCCAACCAATTACAGCCAAATTAGTGGCTAATTTAATAGAAAAAGCAGGGGCTGACCGAGTAATTATTGTAGATTTACACTCTGCTCAAACAATGGGATTTTTTGATATTCCAGTGGATAACTTTCACTCTGCACAGACAATGGCAAACGAGATCATCAACACAATTATTGAAAATAATTTAGACCAAAATAAATGTATTTTAGTTTCCCCAGATCATGGTGGACTTACTAGGGTACATGAAGTTGCAAAATATACAGCAGGTCTTACAAATGGTATCGCGGTTATTGCTAAACGTCGACCTGAACCTAATATGGCAAATGTGGAATTTGTCCTTGGGGATATTCAAGATAAGGTTTGCTTTATCGTTGATGACATGATTGATACTGGGGGAACCATTGTTGCTGCTGCCACTGCTTTAAAAGAAAATGGAGCTAGAGCAGTATATATATTTGGTGGTCATGGATTATTCAATGGAGAAGCTGTTAAAAAAATAACATCAGCAATTGACTCTAAGGTAGTAGAAAAAGTTGTGGTGACAAACACAATTGAAATTCCAAAAGAAAAACGCTTTGAAGGTTTGAAAATTATTTCAGTAGCAAATCTATTGGCAACCATGATTAAAGCGTCGGTATCAAGAGACTCATTATCAGAGGTTTATGGTGATTTCCAAGAAGAAACTTTATCAAGAATTAAAAAGTTTTTAAAGGCTAAAAAATAA
- a CDS encoding DUF3137 domain-containing protein produces the protein MEDFNSKDFFKLISQDVKSAFEKYKLKNKRPKVKIVTALWIIPAILIHIMIIVFFFSWILASYFGIQVAVWMFLISIPLFIAAITMTSSISRIKHDYVARFIKGFNISKYYKLEMDRLFGDYLTDFSFKKSFLTSVLKLRPFAFSKRSRVREVMTFSLEGQKFSYGVVSTLIPSQGNSHINRYIGQTFIVANFTKNFLESPTNMYFAKDPFLLLDDAKKIDFESPEFNNYANVFSSDQIAARKFINPKRMLNILEMSRKNNRAKPEYLFFHKYSLIGEFRTFRSKHDEDHDFTSLEFVETLDEVVGQIYNKVKNEVSDLHDALKFFQIMGLFPD, from the coding sequence ATGGAAGATTTTAATAGTAAAGATTTTTTTAAACTAATCAGTCAAGACGTTAAAAGTGCTTTTGAAAAATATAAATTAAAAAATAAAAGACCAAAAGTAAAAATTGTCACAGCTCTTTGAATAATTCCTGCGATTTTAATTCATATCATGATTATAGTATTCTTTTTTTCATGAATATTAGCGTCTTATTTTGGAATTCAAGTCGCTGTATGAATGTTCTTAATTTCTATTCCTCTATTTATAGCGGCAATTACTATGACATCTTCAATATCAAGAATTAAGCATGATTATGTAGCGCGCTTCATTAAAGGATTTAATATTTCCAAATACTATAAATTAGAAATGGACAGACTCTTTGGCGACTACTTAACTGATTTTAGTTTTAAAAAGAGTTTTTTGACATCGGTTTTGAAATTGCGACCATTTGCATTTTCAAAGCGTTCAAGGGTTAGAGAGGTAATGACTTTTTCCTTAGAGGGCCAAAAATTTTCTTATGGAGTTGTTAGTACGTTGATTCCATCACAGGGTAATTCCCATATAAATCGCTATATAGGTCAGACATTTATAGTCGCAAATTTTACCAAAAATTTTCTTGAATCTCCGACAAACATGTATTTTGCAAAAGACCCATTTTTACTTCTAGATGATGCTAAAAAAATAGATTTTGAATCTCCGGAATTCAATAATTATGCCAATGTTTTTTCAAGTGACCAAATCGCTGCTAGAAAATTTATAAATCCAAAAAGAATGTTGAATATCTTAGAAATGAGCAGAAAAAATAATAGAGCAAAACCAGAATATTTATTTTTTCATAAATATTCCTTAATTGGAGAGTTTAGGACTTTCAGATCAAAACATGATGAAGATCACGATTTTACTTCGTTGGAATTTGTTGAAACCCTGGATGAAGTAGTTGGTCAAATATATAACAAGGTAAAAAATGAGGTTTCTGATCTTCATGATGCTTTAAAGTTTTTTCAAATTATGGGATTATTTCCAGACTAA
- a CDS encoding DUF2130 domain-containing protein → MTGFIFTCPNCDYKITEKDFQENENILSNLKEIFRKHEQDYISIIEKTLTKQLGEQNELITKQRLAEAENAFEKAKQIEIEKLKDIISKQNNDLSNLDLKHKHDLENQSHKLESESNQEISRLMTKLATLQMELESNQNLVKQARLEAEQEGLKKLVEMEKSLNNEIFNLNNQITDLKHANDLNKVIQNKTKGENFEHEVEAELRKVFEPQDIIEKITAMDKKADYLQTIRENEKEIGRIVYEVKNAEWSNAWEKKLTEDMARQKSKYGILVSTSFNKKYSGIPFKRSDENPNIYLSDPESFIFVGQILKTIIFAENKFVEEKDFEGHEEKIKIFNQWKDTQLPVLSKLFNDSFERIKSAESGIAKQVDEVRIAREKMQSHWIKNIKDYLEKLVF, encoded by the coding sequence ATGACTGGATTTATTTTTACCTGCCCAAACTGTGATTACAAAATTACAGAAAAAGATTTTCAAGAAAATGAAAACATATTATCAAACTTAAAGGAAATTTTTAGAAAGCATGAGCAAGATTATATAAGCATTATTGAGAAAACCTTAACTAAACAATTAGGAGAGCAAAATGAATTAATAACAAAACAGAGACTTGCTGAAGCAGAAAATGCCTTTGAAAAAGCAAAGCAAATTGAAATTGAAAAATTAAAAGATATTATTAGCAAACAAAATAATGATCTTTCCAATTTAGATTTAAAACATAAACATGATTTAGAAAACCAAAGTCATAAATTAGAGAGTGAATCTAATCAAGAGATTTCTAGACTGATGACAAAACTTGCAACTCTTCAAATGGAACTAGAGTCAAATCAAAACCTTGTAAAGCAAGCCAGACTCGAAGCTGAACAAGAGGGACTTAAAAAATTAGTGGAAATGGAAAAAAGCCTTAACAATGAAATTTTTAACCTTAATAACCAAATAACTGATTTGAAGCATGCCAACGATCTTAACAAAGTCATTCAAAATAAAACAAAAGGGGAAAACTTTGAGCATGAAGTTGAAGCTGAATTAAGAAAAGTTTTTGAACCTCAAGACATAATTGAAAAAATTACAGCAATGGACAAAAAGGCTGACTACCTGCAAACTATTAGAGAAAACGAAAAAGAAATTGGCAGAATTGTTTATGAAGTAAAAAATGCAGAGTGAAGTAATGCTTGGGAAAAAAAACTAACAGAAGATATGGCGCGCCAAAAATCTAAATATGGTATTTTGGTTTCGACTTCTTTTAATAAAAAGTATTCAGGAATACCGTTTAAAAGATCTGATGAAAATCCAAATATTTATTTAAGTGATCCAGAAAGTTTCATTTTTGTGGGACAAATTTTAAAAACTATTATCTTCGCTGAAAATAAATTTGTGGAAGAAAAAGATTTTGAAGGGCACGAAGAAAAAATAAAAATTTTTAATCAGTGAAAAGATACTCAACTACCAGTGCTAAGTAAATTATTTAACGACAGCTTTGAAAGAATTAAGAGCGCTGAATCAGGAATTGCTAAACAAGTTGACGAAGTTAGAATTGCGCGAGAAAAAATGCAAAGTCACTGAATTAAAAATATTAAAGATTATTTAGAAAAATTAGTTTTTTAG